GTGCATAAGCTTTTGTGATGCAGCATGATCTCCTAGAGTCTTTGTAGCAGATATCAAAGATATTCGCCCGTTTCAACAATTTGTCTGGTATTAGAAATTTATCAGTAATATTTAATTCAATAATACTTTCAATGGAATCTGGTGTACCATAATCCTTTGGCAGCTGTtcaatctgaaaataaaaatactgaattcaatacctatataaaaaaaactattccaGTAAGAATGTATACAAAAAAGCATTTGTTCTAttcaatttacttacaattcCATCTTTTCTTCTGAAATTCCATATTTTCTCAGTTCGCCTAGCTATACAGTAGTATCTTAACCTTGAATTTAGTACTCCTACTGTAGAGGGACACAACAGAAATTCCTGATATTCAAATCCACACTCTTTTAGTTTATCTATAAACAGATTTCTAACTGCAGAACATTCAAAACCTTTTACATTTTCCATAAgaatgtatttaatattgtcAAGCTTATCCAATATTCCAATTAAATACACAAATGAATTAGTTCTTGGATCGTTTTCGTCCAAAAATTTTCCGTTTCTGGTAAAGGGCTGGCATGGAGGAGACATAAGTATCGTGTCTACGTTAGATTTCTTTAGTTCCTCTGGAGTGAGTGATTGgatatttctgtttaataaatttGTGTCAGGAAAATTGTGTTTGTAGACTTCATTAGCAACTGTGTTGATATCTACTGCTACAGTTATTTCACCTTGGAGTCCAGATTCTGGAATACAAATGTTCAATGTTTACAGTACAGATAGCATAAGCTTCTACTAGATTCTAGCAATTTATATTTACCGTTCCACGCACAGTGCATGCCTCCAATGCCGCTATACAGCtctaatattttacaatacataGTTTTGTGATCCTTAAACAGTTTTGAGGCAAGAACTCACAACACAAATGTCTTTGAGGTTATAAACATCATCAAACCAGGTCTTTGTCAAACCATCAtcaaacaaaacttttttttttatttattgcggCTCTGATTACTAGACCATTGGCAAAAAGTGGTATGTAATTAACAAATGTGAgaaaattaatgataaaatcTAGACTACTATAAAGCAAAgaacttaaaaaatatgaaaaatatacaGATCAACTTAATAAGCAACTAATATAAATTAGCAAAAACAAAAAGTGAAATGAACACGTAGGTACAGGCAGGCGTACTTTTCaaaaaccatagacattttctttttccttggcATAGTAGCGTTGTCCAGGCCAGCGTATCCGTTTCGTTTATTTTCGGATATTGTTGTACTTTCGCATATCGATAAAACAATAACATTATGGTAATACTAAATTAAcagtgagtgaaaaaaaaagtcaGTCATGGCGGATCCGAAGATCGGGAAGGACGTGTCAAACGGTGTTGAAGGCGATCATGCCGATTTGAAAGATCAAGTTTACCTCGAAGAAACGTTTTATATTCTTTCAAAGAAGAATTCAGTGTTTCGAGTTCGACTTACGTCTAAAGGATTATCCTTAACAAAAGAAACAGATGGAAATTCAAAAGAACAGACGATCCTTTTGCGCGATATCATCGGCGGTAAATGTATGAGGAGTAAGAGACGACGCCCCGGAGCTGGCTCCTGCGTCTGTAGCTCGCTGGTGGGCCATCAACAGCTCAAAGTCGTGGACGAAAACAGTGGAGACCTCGACGAGAACGACATCAGCGCGTACCTGTATATTTATGCATACATATTGAAACGCAGCCGCCGCACTCTGAAGAGGGAGAGAACAACAATAACACTGCGGTTTCGGTCTTTCGACAAATACGAGGATAACAACAGAGAAGCGCAAAAGTGGCGGTCGACGATAAAGTGTTTGATAGCGGGGCAGTCGATTACGTATGCGCCACCTGCGAACGATAAGAAACTTTTAATTCTTTTGAATCCAAAATCCGGGCCAGGCAAAGCGAGGGAACTGTTCCAGTCAAAAGTGGCTCCTATATTGCAAGAAGCAGAGGTTCCTTATGATTTGCATGTGACGAAGTACGCGAATTACGCGCGAGAATTCGTCAGGACGCGAAATGTGTACAACTGGAGAGGGATTGTCGCAGTAGGTGGTGATGGAGTCCTGTTTGAAATCCTCAATGGCATGTTTGAACGACTGGACTGGCAACCGGCATTGGCAGAAGTACCCCTGGCAATAATGCCTTGTGGCTCCGGCAACGGGCTGGCTAGATCCATCTGCCATTTGTACAAGTGAGtactttttaattcttaattgaTTCTTATAAGGaaatacttatttgttttcCAAATCTTTTTCTTGCTACTTTTGCCAATAATTTGGTAGTTTTAACTGGAGGCGGGGTTTTTGGAAATTGGTGGTAATAatgaaacactttattgcacattttGATCTTCTTATCCTATTTatcctattcgatcccactgctgggcaaaggtttGTCCTTGGTTTTATCTATGAATGCTTAATTACTTGTTAGGATATCCGCTATACTAAGACACATTTTGTGAAAATTACAAGTGGACTGGAGCCTATCAAAGTTTTTCGTAGGCTAACAGCTATACGCGCCCACTCTGTGCCCTATATCTCTAGAGCagtgaaataggtatataaaattTCGCCCATAACCAAACTTGTAGAAAAATATGTACTTTCTTATTCACTTCAAGGTTGTTATTGTCAAAAAGTTTTGTAGCGCCATTTTTCAAAAAAGGTACCTACGGGTTGGCAAAATTGAAATTCGAGAAACCGGATGAAAATCCATAAAATCACCAATTTTTAATTCTTCTGGTAAACTTTCAAAGCAAAAGTACCCAATTACTTAGTTGTATAGTAAAATGGCTAGgtaagaaaataagttttgaaTAAGATTTTTCCTGAAATCGTTTTACTTTACAACAAAACTACTTATTGACGACCAAATGACTCAACTGACTGTTGAAACTAGAAAATACTATAATTCATTTATCTCACCAATActgttgttttaaaatacctGTCTACTTAGATTATAAAACAACGAAGTCAGGCGACTGGACTTGCATAACTTTGAAATGACCAGTTAGGTAATTCGCTGTTTCTTACTAAAGGTTACAGCAGTTTTCTCATGCTTTGTATGTggtaaactaaaatattttttattcattttttgcCCATGACATCGTCCGCGTGGATTTGGATTATCGatcggatttttttttcactcccCTTTTCATCCTTCTGACTTTCTCTGGAACTCAAATACTTTCACATttgtaatattagtatggattggcATGGGCTGGTAATATTCTGGTGAAAATTCTCGCTTTCCTTAAAATGTACGACTTGGTCATGGTCTGTCCGGGTGTAGGTTTTACGGTTAATCCTTCGGACACGTCACGGATGACTAAATAATATcatagtattccttattctgtggtaCATCTTTAAGTAAATACCATAACTATTCATTCTCTTCAAGTGCCGCCTTATGAAACATTAACAAGCAATTAGCATTCATAAAGGTCGTAATATTTGGGTACAGTCGAACGAAATGAGTACCAAGCAAATCGTTACTTGGTTgaatttataagtaggtattgtggTTGCGTACTGTTTTGTTACCACAgggattttttattaaatagactATTGGTGCCTTGGTTAAGGAAAACGAATTAAGGAAAGaagaattggagatgtccttagaaaaggttcagtacgatctactctgaatcggcgtgcgtgtatgaaacgattgatgaatgtggagggagcaaaagaagtatgtcaggatcgaagcaaatggaatggaaatgggtaggaaataggcgtgagtttatgtaagtatgtaattaagAAAAGCACGAATTGGACTTGTCCCACGTATGAAAAAAGGTAAGAACTACGCTGTCTGTCGTGGGTTGGGTTTGGTAATATAACATATATAGGTaatgtatatatttaatttcCTTCAAAGAAAATTATACAGCCTTGAATATAAAAGTATCAACTAACTTTTCCTATTAAGTACACACAGATTTAATAAATTTTCCTCAACATAACTACAGGTAGCCGAGGTGAATAAGAAACACCGGGAGATACAAATTGCAAAATAAGAATCACAAAGTTTCCTTAATCCAATATTGAATCCTAGAAAgactgaaaatataatagttccATCTATAGTAATGGTAGCAATTAGTACAATACACTAGACAATGCTTCACGATTGCCCGGTGGactttatttttacctttaatgtgtttgctcttggccctagacttgcccgaaggcattgacgaggcctaagatggagcaagCTCGcacagaaggtgcctgttcactctggccttgaaagcacccgggttatatgcattcggaaaaacagaagacggcaaagaattccacgccctagcagtgcgcataatgaaggacgatgcgaagcgctttggaTTTGTAAGACAGCACACGTGCGTGGTGTGGTCGCAGAGGCCGACATGAGCGGCATCATACATAGAATTTAGAATTTTTCGCCGCATAAAGTGGATCCGCCCTAGCAGACTATGCAATAGTCCGCGTAAACGTTTGATTCTGAAAACAACCGCTGATTGGCCAACACTACGTTCAATACACGGCGACGTTGTCGGATTTTACCATTTGGccatatacttattttttagaTAACTGGTTCCTAAACTAGTAATAATAGCGGTCAGCGGTCCTGTTCGGAATCGAACCTTACAATGCGCACACTCGTGTGAGTGGCTCATTATGATGCGGTTCGACATAACGTACATAAACCTGAAGCTTGTATTTTATAGACAACAATAGAACCCTGCAACGATTCCTAGTCAGCGGTCATGTTCATGTCAATGATCGTGTTCGTAATTCgcagtaggtaaataaatatttccattCATTCAGCAGGTATTGTAGGATAGGTAAACAAGCTTCGATTAGAAAAGTTGCATACAGCCATTTAAAACGTTTCACAAGCAATATAGTGAAAAACCTTATTGAAAAGTAGTCCTGAGTCTAATAAACATTTAAACAATAGTACAGGTTGTCCCAgattgtgcccagcagtgggacaatacAGGTTAAACAAGCAAACAAAAATAGATTATCTGATGAATGAAATAGATAAGACATAGATACGGTTTCCGCGAATAAGTTTTTGAATATAGTCGATCGTTTGCTTTTGTTTGCGAAAATGGTGAAGTAATAGGGATCTGGTTGCCAGATGGAGTGGACGGAGATAATACAGTAAAGTCATAGGAAACTTGAATTAATAACGTTATCATCTTCATTAACCTTCGAATGTTGAATCGTACATTTACATGACTTGGAATCTCGATTTTCGACAGACCATGGACTTAAATTCAAAGTCTGACTTACtacataataaatatgattaGTGATTAATGTTTCCACGGCTTAAAATTAACTCTAATGACCATGTGAATAACGGTAATGGTACTTGACATTGATAGAATTTTAATTGCTCATATCATAACTTTAAGACAGTGCATAAACGTTAAAGCGTCATTGTTTACTTTGGTGCGATGGCGCCTTTATCCTTTGTTGTGTACAAATTGAAACAACTCTACTAAGGTTATTATAGGAAGCAGGGGCGACGGTCGAGCCAAGAGACTAGTTTATAATGACCAGACAAGTTTCAATTTCCAACTATGACGCTTTTAAAATGAGCTGTCAACTTTCCTTAGAAAAAACTTGTTCCAGTCACAAAAGCAACCAGATTTAAATGGTAGAGTCAAAGTAATTACTGTTTAAGTACAATAAGAGCCGTTTTATAAGAATTGAATGAACGAATGTTTTGCTGGATAGGATAGCTGCTAATTATTTGTTTGGTAAACAAATAGTAACCTCGGCTGACCTAGATTTCAATGCATTTGTAAGTGTGACCTACTATTCCACTAAACTAGTATTTTGTGGAGGACGTTATCAAATTATGGCATTAGGGGTAGTAGAGACGCCAGTAGATTCAGTATACAAACCTACCAATGTGTTGTGGTTATGCTATGAGGGTTAGAAATGTTGGAATACAGAGAAGGTAGTAATACAAACGTTAACAGACGAGAAATAATTAGAACGCTGAAGCAAGACCCAGTTTTTCAACAAGAACATTTTTGAAGAATGGTAAAAGGAAAGagttttatttaactttatggGTAGTTAGTTTAAAAATACATGGGTTTTTATAACTAGTTTTACTTGTAGTTAAACAATAGTTTAGTGGTTTGATGTTAAACTgattacttacaagttttataCCTTTATTTGATAGTCTGATCTAGTTAAGACTGACAAACAATTTACTACTCTAAACCGAAATACAGCTCTACGTAtggataagtccacccttgtaaacgtccatttcttgtttgtgatgtaactagttgttaagtgcaataaataaagtatattaaatttttgccGGACAGAATAGGTAGGTTCAAAGTGTGCTAGTTTATAGCTTATTATGTTTCCCGCGGTTCCGTTCGCAGTGGAAGGAAAGTAATATGGGAGAATCAAGTTACCACCATGATAAGCGTCGATTGTAATCCGCTCAAAGTAGATACCTGTAGTAGTGTATAATGTAGACGGATATAGACGTAGAATGTAGATTATTAGAAATTATTTGCTTCGCTTTATCTTTGAGGATAATAGTTTTATACTCACACGAAGAATTAGACGTTGGTCTTATCATTTACGAGTGTCGTTAAATTATCTGTGACTTATGTGTACTACAGGTGTACGGTACTATCTatcatttatatacttattactcAATGTACGTAGTAAATTAGGCGAGACAAATGTGGAAGGAAACCATGGATGCTTTTTCAGAGGATAAGACGATGAAATGACGATAACAACTGCACACGTCATGATTTAAAATGGACTTACGTATTTACATTATTTGCAGTTCAGATTTTGCTCGTTTAATAATCTTATCTTCGTCACGGTGTTGAtgtgaaatatatatttataattaaataatgattTCTACTTAGTAACTGTAAGATCAACATGGTGTGTTTACTGTAACCCGTAAAGGAATGGTGTTATGGAGTGCGCTCTATCCAACTGTCCTatatttaccttttaattttgatgGTTAATGTATGAAATAAGATTGAGCAATTTTCCATTTCTCAATATCAAAACATCATAATCCTTGCTCAATGATTCTTTGataacagtttttttaattaataaacctaatctaaatattatgttgctTACTTTATCAACAATTATCTTGTGTACAAATTACCTATTGTACGTAATTAACTAGGCGCcagaattttaaaaaatatatagtttcCTATACAATCTTCCATCACAATCCGATGTCATTATTACTATTACTAAAGGTGTTAACCATTTCAAAATggttagtctgaaataaaatggTTGTAGATATAATGGTTACTTAATAGGCTTAAATATGAAGGTTATTTACATCTAGACTTTAGTTAGTAGTACTTTAGTTATTGCTGAAACCTCGCAATGAGCAAACAGCAAACACACGGTTCACTGCAAATATTGTTCAAGACCTATAGAGAGAATGTCGTGCTCTACAactcctgaaataaaaaataaaagtagagaTAACTACAAATATAATTTCTGCATGAAGGTAATGATATATTTTCTAAATCCGTTTCTGAATGATTTGTCAGCTTCGTGTGCAGGAGATTCTATGACATATTAAATACATAACCAAAGGTGAATTAAGCTAAAAATGTTTAAGTACGCAATTTTccgaaaagataaaataaactcTTAGTTCATACTGGTAACTATAACTACTTTATAGTGTTTCTTGTTTACATTTCTTGCTATGTCGATCATCTCATCGACGCTACACTACAGATCCGGTTTATATGGAAAACCCAAAGCCCTTGAATGACTTCCTAAtcatagttttttgtttaatcAAGATGAGTTTAAATTTCTTCTAACAATAACTTACAATATGTATAACTAAGAAAAccaaagtcaaataaaatagaagTGAAGCAATGAAGACAATATTGCTAATACgtaattatcaaaataataaaggtTTGGTTGGTCAGGCGACGATATTGAAGTTAGTTGAGTTCAATTGTCTCGAGCCTTTGATTTATAGCTCGGATGAGTAATTGTAATACCATCACGAACTTTTCGATTGGTAATTTGTTTTTGCAGAACTTTTgtttaagtacggtcacgatcattaatatgtataaactttggtaccattaacttttttgacaaattgaactgtaagtctcactaaatgtcaaatatgttagtgcgacagagtcctaaagtgagtatattatattgctcatgattgtactaaATCAATATTTCCATATTGATTTATTTCTCATTACATTAAACACCATCAATTCACTTAAATAGTGTTTCGTTTTACTTTATTAAAGTCTGGAGAAGtttgttattttgtaataagGTCCACCTATGTACTTCTATTTTGTAACTTATCATTAATACGTAAATTTTGGTTGCAAAAAACATGTTTACAACGATTTGGCCTCACCAATGACAATAACAGTCAttcaaaacttatgtaaatgAGTATGTTGTCTGGAACCATCAACCACATAATGATAATAAGGTTTGCGTCTTAGTTGTGTTCGTTAGTAACAAT
This sequence is a window from Pectinophora gossypiella chromosome 14, ilPecGoss1.1, whole genome shotgun sequence. Protein-coding genes within it:
- the LOC126372526 gene encoding tRNA (cytosine(38)-C(5))-methyltransferase produces the protein MYCKILELYSGIGGMHCAWNESGLQGEITVAVDINTVANEVYKHNFPDTNLLNRNIQSLTPEELKKSNVDTILMSPPCQPFTRNGKFLDENDPRTNSFVYLIGILDKLDNIKYILMENVKGFECSAVRNLFIDKLKECGFEYQEFLLCPSTVGVLNSRLRYYCIARRTEKIWNFRRKDGIIEQLPKDYGTPDSIESIIELNITDKFLIPDKLLKRANIFDICYKDSRRSCCITKAYAHYVEGTGSVFTDASPETLKLTYEKANTFEVGSDKFVNCVRDLKLRFFTPKEVLSLMCFPKHYNFPENTSLRQCYRLLGNSVNVKVITELLKILFDE